The proteins below come from a single Rosa rugosa chromosome 2, drRosRugo1.1, whole genome shotgun sequence genomic window:
- the LOC133728298 gene encoding uncharacterized protein LOC133728298 isoform X2, which translates to MESFLRGQNLFGFVDGSTPCPAQFVLASDGSTNTISVEYISWKTQDQSIVNMIGQTLSVVAMTCAVGSKSAQDLWTRLKLKFADANKQNILQLKSNLQNVKKGTDDIETYLDKIKAAKDALETVGVSIDDEDIVVTVLNGLPSEFAAIKTVIRAQFTCASLSQLKTLLKAAEMDIGNEAQGLQSLLTAMLAKISPHTLPSSSATTYATSTPPSSVSQQSQLPQTQAIQFASQASSSNTSAPPGFTTQCLASSAPPGVVPQGLPSFPMSTQTPYVPIPAMPYGFTPMFNPVFNPNNGMTGFYAGRGPGRFQHNAGRGNNFGGRGNGITATGNQNGGFRTIGNNNVGGGNSITCQWCNKVGHSAKTCRSLPMNLQGNNNSNQGGCQYCGRHGHTADRCFFIIGFPGQQNDSEDSNATAMVAAAPNLAPQFWLADTGATNHMTNNLQLLNNVVPYPNTDGVQIGQGAGQDIIPGTE; encoded by the exons ATGGAGTCTTTCCTTAGAGGCCAAAACCTCTTTGGATTTGTTGATGGTTCAACACCTTGTCCTGCACAATTTGTACTTGCCTCTGATGGCTCTACAAACACAATATCTGTTGAGTATATTTCATGGAAGACTCAAGATCAGAGCATAGTCAACATGATAGGCCAAACTCTAAGTGTTGTGGCTATGACATGTGCTGTTGGGAGCAAGTCTGCTCAAGACTTATGGACTCGACTCAAGCTAAAATTTGCTGATGCTAACAAGCAAAACATTCTGCAGCTAAAATCAAACCTCCAAAATGTGAAGAAAGGGACTGATGACATTGAGACTtatcttgataaaatcaaagcTGCAAAGGATGCTCTTGAGACTGTAGGAGTGTCTATTGATGATGAAGATATTGTGGTCACAGTTCTCAATGGTCTACCTTCAGAGTTTGCAGCAATAAAGACTGTTATACGTGCTCAATTCACTTGTGCATCACTCAGTCAACTCAAAACTCTGCTTAAAGCTGCTGAAATGGATATTGGAAATGAAGCACAAGGCCTGCAGAGTCTGCTTACTGCAATGCTTGCAAAGATCAGTCCACACACTCTGCCATCATCTTCTGCAACTACTTATGCCACTTCCACACCACCATCATCTGTGTCTCAGCAATCACAATTGCCTCAAACTCAAGCCATACAGTTTGCATCACAGGCCTCATCCTCCAACACCTCTGCACCACCTGGATTCACAACTCAATGTCTTGCATCTTCTGCACCACCTGGTGTTGTGCCTCAGGGATTACCTTCCTTTCCAATGTCTACCCAAACTCCATATGTTCCTATCCCAGCTATGCCTTATGGATTCACACCTATGTTCAATCCTGTGTTCAATCCCAATAATGGCATGACAGGCTTTTATGCTGGAAGAGGACCTGGCAGGTTTCAACACAATGCAGGCAGAGGCAACAATTTTGGAGGAAGAGGAAATGGCATAACTGCAACTGGCAATCAGAATGGTGGCTTCAGGACTATTGGCAACAACAATGTTGGAGGTGGTAATTCTATTACTTGCCAATGGTGTAATAAGGTTGGTCATAGTGCCAAAACCTGCAGATCTCTTCCTATGAACCTACAAGGCAACAATAACTCAAATCAAGGTGGCTGCCAGTATTGTGGGAGACATGGACATACTGCAGATAGGTGCTTCTTCATTATTGGTTTTCCTGGACAACAAAATGATTCTGAGGATTCTAATGCCACTGCCATGGTTGCTGCTGCTCCCAACCTTGCTCCACAATTTTGGCTAGCTGACACAGGTGCCACCAACCACATGACCAACAACTTGCAACTACTCAACAATGTTGTTCCATATCCAAACACAGATGGTGTGCAGATTG GACAAGGTGCAGGGCAAGATATTATACCAGGGACTGAGTAA
- the LOC133730996 gene encoding uncharacterized protein LOC133730996: MSIKSECKQKRPAMKWRCPPSGRLKIKIDGAFDAVTSNGGIGVVVRNEERLGVAAFARPFVHAHSALNMEVEACRVGLLLGIHQGWSEIEVESDSTLLIAALNREEQDFSEVGRVLEDCKDYMSAFQFIQVRHIYREANGVAHRLAHLARVGRLDDMWLGETPVII; the protein is encoded by the coding sequence ATGTCGATCAAATCTGAATGCAAGCAGAAGAGACCGGCCATGAAATGGAGGTGCCCCCCTAGTGGACGTCTCAAGATAAAAATAGATGGAGCTTTTGATGCTGTCACTAGTAATGGAGGTATTGGGGTTGTGGTTCGAAATGAAGAACGTTTGGGGGTTGCTGCTTTTGCAAGACCGTTTGTACATGCTCACTCCGCTTTGAATATGGAGGTTGAGGCTTGTAGAGTGGGTCTCTTACTTggtattcaccaaggttggTCAGAAATTGAAGTTGAAAGCGACTCTACCCTTTTAATTGCTGCCCTTAATAGAGAAGAGCAGGATTTCTCCGAAGTAGGTCGAGTTTTGGAAGATTGTAAAGACTATATGTCTGCTTTTCAATTCATCCAAGTTCGACATATTTACagagaagcaaatggtgttgctcATCGTTTAGCACATCTTGCTAGAGTTGGTAGGCTTGATGATATGTGGTTAGGagagactcctgttattatttaG
- the LOC133728298 gene encoding uncharacterized protein LOC133728298 isoform X1: MESFLRGQNLFGFVDGSTPCPAQFVLASDGSTNTISVEYISWKTQDQSIVNMIGQTLSVVAMTCAVGSKSAQDLWTRLKLKFADANKQNILQLKSNLQNVKKGTDDIETYLDKIKAAKDALETVGVSIDDEDIVVTVLNGLPSEFAAIKTVIRAQFTCASLSQLKTLLKAAEMDIGNEAQGLQSLLTAMLAKISPHTLPSSSATTYATSTPPSSVSQQSQLPQTQAIQFASQASSSNTSAPPGFTTQCLASSAPPGVVPQGLPSFPMSTQTPYVPIPAMPYGFTPMFNPVFNPNNGMTGFYAGRGPGRFQHNAGRGNNFGGRGNGITATGNQNGGFRTIGNNNVGGGNSITCQWCNKVGHSAKTCRSLPMNLQGNNNSNQGGCQYCGRHGHTADRCFFIIGFPGQQNDSEDSNATAMVAAAPNLAPQFWLADTGATNHMTNNLQLLNNVVPYPNTDGVQIGNGQGAGQDIIPGTE; this comes from the exons ATGGAGTCTTTCCTTAGAGGCCAAAACCTCTTTGGATTTGTTGATGGTTCAACACCTTGTCCTGCACAATTTGTACTTGCCTCTGATGGCTCTACAAACACAATATCTGTTGAGTATATTTCATGGAAGACTCAAGATCAGAGCATAGTCAACATGATAGGCCAAACTCTAAGTGTTGTGGCTATGACATGTGCTGTTGGGAGCAAGTCTGCTCAAGACTTATGGACTCGACTCAAGCTAAAATTTGCTGATGCTAACAAGCAAAACATTCTGCAGCTAAAATCAAACCTCCAAAATGTGAAGAAAGGGACTGATGACATTGAGACTtatcttgataaaatcaaagcTGCAAAGGATGCTCTTGAGACTGTAGGAGTGTCTATTGATGATGAAGATATTGTGGTCACAGTTCTCAATGGTCTACCTTCAGAGTTTGCAGCAATAAAGACTGTTATACGTGCTCAATTCACTTGTGCATCACTCAGTCAACTCAAAACTCTGCTTAAAGCTGCTGAAATGGATATTGGAAATGAAGCACAAGGCCTGCAGAGTCTGCTTACTGCAATGCTTGCAAAGATCAGTCCACACACTCTGCCATCATCTTCTGCAACTACTTATGCCACTTCCACACCACCATCATCTGTGTCTCAGCAATCACAATTGCCTCAAACTCAAGCCATACAGTTTGCATCACAGGCCTCATCCTCCAACACCTCTGCACCACCTGGATTCACAACTCAATGTCTTGCATCTTCTGCACCACCTGGTGTTGTGCCTCAGGGATTACCTTCCTTTCCAATGTCTACCCAAACTCCATATGTTCCTATCCCAGCTATGCCTTATGGATTCACACCTATGTTCAATCCTGTGTTCAATCCCAATAATGGCATGACAGGCTTTTATGCTGGAAGAGGACCTGGCAGGTTTCAACACAATGCAGGCAGAGGCAACAATTTTGGAGGAAGAGGAAATGGCATAACTGCAACTGGCAATCAGAATGGTGGCTTCAGGACTATTGGCAACAACAATGTTGGAGGTGGTAATTCTATTACTTGCCAATGGTGTAATAAGGTTGGTCATAGTGCCAAAACCTGCAGATCTCTTCCTATGAACCTACAAGGCAACAATAACTCAAATCAAGGTGGCTGCCAGTATTGTGGGAGACATGGACATACTGCAGATAGGTGCTTCTTCATTATTGGTTTTCCTGGACAACAAAATGATTCTGAGGATTCTAATGCCACTGCCATGGTTGCTGCTGCTCCCAACCTTGCTCCACAATTTTGGCTAGCTGACACAGGTGCCACCAACCACATGACCAACAACTTGCAACTACTCAACAATGTTGTTCCATATCCAAACACAGATGGTGTGCAGATTGGTAATG GACAAGGTGCAGGGCAAGATATTATACCAGGGACTGAGTAA